The Cryptomeria japonica chromosome 9, Sugi_1.0, whole genome shotgun sequence DNA segment caacacaaatcatGTTTTCAACACCCCTTCAAACTCAATACCTCTCACCTTAAGAATCTTGGATGCGTTACTTGGAATTATATTCCTAAACCCCAAGAGGGAGATTCCTAGATTGAGTGGTGGTGTCTtgatttgaaacaatgtacaagtTTTCTTTAATCTTTTGGTCGAGGATGACTTGGAGATGAAAACATAGAGAAAAATCTATACTTGGGAAGCTTGAACATAATaagaaaatgataaatgtcaaACTTAATGATGAAAATATTCAAACCTCTATTGTTGCCATTGAAGCTTGGCTACGAAAATTAGACAATTATAAACCTAAAGGTGTTAAGATAACAACTCGACTTCATTGGATCAAGAAAGGGACTAGAGGGTCTAAGTTCTTCCAATATCTCAACTATAAACATAAAAAGGATAAAATTGGTGTCATATCAGATGAGCATGGACTACATACCAATCCTATTGATATTTCTATGGGATCCCAAAAAAATAATTACAATCTTTTCAAGGAGAAAAATTGGATGGATGTGCAACAAACATTGTAATAGATTATCAAGAAGTATATCCCTAATAGAATTGATCCTTGATATAGTCTTTATTTAGACCATATTCTCTCCTTATAAGACATTGAAAGTGTTATTTTCTCCATGAAACCCTATAAGGGCCTAGGTATTGATGGTCTCCTTATTGAATTCTACCAAATTATGTGGAACCATATTAAGGATGATTTTTATATGTTGTATCTAGAGGCCTTTCATCATGGATCTTTAGGACCTTATATCAATAGAGGGATAATCAAGTTGATTCCTAAAGGGAAGAATGAAAATTCTATTGCTGGTTGAAGACCAATCACATTATTAAATACTTCttaaaaaaatattgcaaaaacTTTGGCTATTAGGATTAAATTTGTGGTCCAAGAAATGGTTAGACCTAATCAAACTAGATTTGTCAAAGGTGGATTTATTTTAGACAACCTAATGCTAGCTTAAGAGACTCTTAAATGGGTCCAACATTCAAGTCAAAATGTTTTGTTGGTCAAGCTACATTTTGACAAAGCATATGACAAAATCTGTTGGAATTTCATTCTTAAAATGCTACATCGGTTGGGTTTTGGGCCTAAATTACAAAAACATGTATGTATATTGTTTTAGGATGTCAATGCTCAAATTGTAATTAATAATACCTTTATAGCACCATTTGAGCTACAACAGTCCATTAGGTAGGGATGTCCATTATCCCATTTCTTATATGTGCTTACGCCTAATGCTTTGGGTTATCTTCTTCAAGGTGCTAATCAAATGAAGCTCATCAAAGGGATTAATATTCCTAAAATTAAGGTTGTTATTAACTCTCATTTTGTAGAtgatagtttatgtttgttttttgtAAAATTATGGAGAAGAGTTATATAATACCTTGGATGTCTTGGAATTATATTGTGTCATCTTTGGTTCTCAGTTGGCTCATAATAAGACTGATTTTTTAATGACTTAATCTAGGTATATTTTAAAGTGGATTCTTAAGGAGTGGAGGCAtattaggcatttggagattaCTAGATATCTAGGCATTCCCTTTGGTATAAGGCCTTCTCTTTCAAACATGTGGATCTAGTTCCACAATAGACtcaaaaataagttatttaattgGAGCAATGGATTCTTTCCTTTGGCAAGGAAAATTCAAGCTACAAACATTTTTTTTATTGCTTCACGTGTTAATTATTCATCTTGTTAGATGCAATCTCAAAGAAAATATGaagagttaaaaaaattaattagaaaatTTCTTTGGTCCAAATGGGATGGTAGTGTTGGATTTATTGCTTCCTCTTGATCCCATTGCATTCAACTGAAGCATAAGGGTGGGTTGGGAATCATTGATCTTAAAACTCAGGGATTTTGTCTTGCCACAAAATGGATCGTGAGAGCTACTAAAGGGGATGAACCATGGAAATACTTGTTCATAACCGAGTGTTTCAAGCTGCTACAAATAAAAAATGGTAGGTTGTCAGTTGACTGGATAAGATTATCATGGCTCCCATTTTTAAAATCTTTACTTTTTGCAATCCATCTGGAAGCTTGGCAACATGTTTGCCAATTTCTTTAGTGCAATGATTCTTCGTAGCATGGTTTTAGCTTTGCATCATAATTAATATGGTGGAACAAATTAGTGTAGTACCATAATCAACCTCTTGCTATTTTATTTTCCAAAGCATGTTTTTTACTTGTATAAGAAAGGTGTTCTATACTTTAAAGGCATTTGATACTTTAACACTTTTGAATGGGTTGCATGATTGAACATTAAAAATTAGCATGGGCTCAAAACCAAGTATAAGGGTTTTTTTATATTTGTGCAATCATTAGTTCCACCCAAGTTGTCCATTAAAATCTACACTCCAAGAGAATGCAAATTTTTTAAAGGCTGGAAATGGTTTCCTTCATCTCATTTAAATTATCTTCCTCTTAAATTTTATCTTCATTATTTACATCATGGGAAGATCCTTCCACATctcaattgaaaatgaaaatgtagatttagTTCCAAAAGATGGAACAATATGAGTGCTCAAATATAGAAAACCAAAGTTGATATGGAGGCTCAATTCCTAGCTTGGAAATTTTTACATCATAAGTTGCCCAATAAAGATAGACTAATATGTATTGCAGTTTAGCCAGTTAACTACCCTTTTTATAAGAGCATGGAAAATATGAATCACATATTTTGGGATTGTCCCTTCATTAAGAAAAATggaattctatttttattttagtttttgttatttttcatCATAAGTGGAATCGAAAAGAGGCTCTCCTCGGCCTTGGTTTGCATAATGATATTATTGTTGATTTTATTATATAAGTTATTTAAAGACACATTTGGAATACCATATGTACTGTTGTTTTCTCAAATAATTATTTTCACGAAAGTAGTTTCTTAATGCTTTACTTTGACATAGTTTTTTAGGATTCTTTTTTGTAGTCACATCTTCCAGATTTGTCCAAGAGAAATGCTTTAGCCATGACACAACTTCAACAACTCTAAGATCAAGTGAATCAAGTTTAGAATAAGTACCATATGGACTTTTGCAAAGTATTTTGTCATGTTTTTGCCTTGCAAAATTAGCTTCAAAACAAATGCCATATTGacttttgtaatgtattttgtCATGGTTATGCCTTGTAATGCTAGTTGTTGGCCCCTTGTAATTAGTTCTAGCTTGAGAGATTTGTTTTGTATTGAGTCATCTCTTTCTCCTCTAGCTACTTGTTGTAGCTGTTATTATTTGTGATTTGCATTGATTCAATAAAAAAAGGTTTACGCCAACAATGGATTAAGTGATATAAAAGATCAAATCATGTACACTAAACACCTTTTGGACTTAGGTTATTATATAAATGTTTAAACTCACTTTATTTAGTCTTATTTTATTGATGTCTAGTTTATCTCAGCTTTCACACAAAAAACTGTGACATACATCAACCTCTAAATAGGGAGTTTAAATTGGTTTCTAAAAAACTTCAACATTCGCCgatcattttttttaatgaatatgtGTGTTAGtttcaattaattaaaaatattcacacataagaaaaagaaaaagaaaaagaaaatgtagGACACAAGGTTAGTCCTCAGAGTCACATGAGCATTGCCTCAAAAGCAAGATAATGGAAATTGCAATAAACCTACCCAACGAAAGCAACGCCATTGGGAAGCAAAGGAGCTTCCAATAAttagaataataaaaataaaaatcaaacgaGTATTAAATATCAAAGACTATGGAACAAGTAGCCACCTATTTAACAAATTGTTTCTCAATATGTATCAATCTAAAGAAACCTATTAAATCATCTCAAATCCTTGTACCACAACCCATACAAATATTCCCCTACCACCTCTTAAATCTTGTCAAATCACTTTACTACGACTTATTTCAATATTCCTCCTACCAAATTTGTTGTCAATCATTGATTATTTATTCGAACTCAATATTTTTCGCCAatcaaatcacatttattgaaATTGTGTAAAATTCATACAATTAAATATTCTAAAAGATTTTAAATAGCTAATGCGTCTATGATCTACTATGAAGTTGAAAAATTCTTAATGAGTCCGCTAGGAATCAAGTCTTCCTAAGTGTAAGGCTTCGACATCAAAAAGACATTCTTGTATAAAAACGAATTTGTAAACAAATCAAAAAGATTCTCCTACCCATGACTACAGTGTATTCTTAAATCTAAATGCAATTTCAGTGCCCAAATCACCATCACAAAGTGGATGCAATGCACCACTTTTTAAAAGAACAAATAAAAAATCAAGGCCCTGCACTCTCTTTAAGGGAGAGCCCTCCAAGTCTTTATCACCATTGAGGATTTTGTACTAAAGAATATGTTTTCTTGTGCCTAGGACATTCCCTGCTTATTTAAACATTGCTGGATCTCGTGACGACACACTGTCCGAATTATGAAGATTCCTTAGCAAAACCCGTGAcgaaattttaatttattaattgctgATTcagctttttttatttttaagatttcgCATAACGGCTATTAAAATATATCTCGGCTAACTAACGGtcacaaatttaaaaataaataaataaacgggTAAAAACACCAAACGTTTTTATCTAACGGTCGTAATTTGTTCtgggaaaataaataaatcaaatttaggACGAGCCGGTTACGTCATTTGCAGACTTTCTCGTCACCGCCAGCTGTCAGAGATTTCACGTTCTCTGATACGACAAATAAACCCTGGGTTACCGTTTAACTCTATAGTTAAGTTACCAGATGGGTTGAGTGAATGGGATAAAAGTTCTCGCCCAATGCATGACAGCCTGTAGTGAttgtgcagttgtgatatttttTCAAACCCTGGTTAAAGTTTGACTATGGTTTGTGACAGGGTTAGTTAGGGGTTAACTAAAATGTTCCTTTTAATAGGTTCCATAATTTGTATAAAAATAAAGTTTGATGATTTTAATATTTGATGCTATatcataatattattaattttttttatataaaatttagtgaaataatattatataaataaatcaaattataTATTTCATCTAGAGTGCTTTCGGATTAGATTGAGTATGATTTTTTGATTTGTTTGAGTGAGTTTTTTTCTTCTATGTTTTGGAGCAAACTCCATGATTCATGATTAGAAATAGAAAGCAAGAGAGGAGAAATGATTGACCATGGAATTTGATCCCAGTGACCTAGAAAAAGAACTCACCCAATCATAGCTTAAGATAATATAAATACTAATTAAAACTTCTTCATCATAGAAACTTGTCACTTCATAATTATTAAATCTATAGCCAACTTACATGGGACCCCTTTCTAAGGGGTGTGTTCAAGTTTCAAGGTCTTAAAtaatttgttcttgtttaaagtTTCAAGGCATTCTTCCCTCCACATTTTGGATCAAATTCAATGATCCATGTGCTAAAGAGAAGAGAAATGATAGATCATGAAATTTTATAGAAAAGTAGTCATCCAATTAAATCTAAGAAAATACTCTTATTAAAAATTCTTCTAATCATAGAACCTATCACTTCATAATTATTAAGTCTATTCCTCTAATCATAGAACCTATCACTCCTCCATTATTAAATCTGAAGTCCCCTACATGGGACCTCTTTCTAAGGGGCATGACTAAATTTCAAGATCTTAATTTTTTTCTACTTGTTCAAAGTTTTAAGACATTTTTATCTCAAATTCATTAGGGGAAGTGTACCAATATTCTTGGAGCTAACTTTTTGACCCACAAATTCTAAATGGTACATCGGATTTCAATGATTTATtttggttgtcttcgtatgcgacttaatcCATTATACGCACAATGGTCAAAAGTGATCATTTCAAGGTATCGCTCGATaccatgtgaaatttattaatgggcttttagttatcatttttttgattTAATGATTTATGAGGTTGGGTGAGCAAGAAGTGAATAGTAATTGGAACATGGGTGGTAACCGATGATCTTCTCCTATTTGTCATCAAATATAAGCTTAAGAAAAAACTCACCTAATCAAATCTACAAGTAATAGATATTGCTATTAACAAATTCTTTAAATCATAGAACCTTTTTTTCTAATATAGAACCTCTTACTTTAAGAGCCACTTTGTATTATGTAATATGTAATCTTTCAGACTGAACCATAGCAATGCCCAACATGCATGATACTCGAATGGAGAAGAATGGTTGATCCATGTGCACGTAATCAACTATAATACAACTAGACCTTCCCATCGGCGCGCTCTTTTTCTATACAAAAAAAACTTTTTGAatatgcttctggatttgattgctTGAGTGTTTTAATTAATATGGAAGGATTTGTGGCTTAATTCTAAACATGGAAgcattttgatgcaaaaaaaaacACTCAcccaatcaaatctagaagcacaTATAGATAGTCTCATGTATTGGGGAAATCTACTTATTTTAATTAATACTTTTGATGAGAGGGAATTCTGGTTTAAATCTAAACAGTTGgaggtattgatgaaaaaaacactcacccaatcaaatctaaaaatctacTTATTTTGAAGAAAAACTTTGTAAGAAAAATAGCAGACATTAAGTTTCCAATTGCCACTAGATGTTAATCAgttgtttctggattagattgtgtgtgaaCTTTTTGCATCACAAAGCTGATTAATAAAACTTTGTAAGAGGCATACCTAAATTCTAAGATCTTGAATAAATTATTTCTGATAGTAATATGATATTGTGTTAAGGTTTTTAAAATTATTGTGTTGGGCTTTTTGATTTCACTACATGTAATTTATTTGCATAAACGTTTCAGATCTCATTCCATGATCCATCATAAAGAGAACAAGCTGTTGAGAAAAAAAAATGAAGCTGTTGAACCATAAAAATTTAATATATctgatttttaaaaattttaaatattgaATAATTAATTTGGTTGAGGTTTTGGGGTGTTTTTAACTTTGGATTTTCTGGGTAATGACAGACTTAGTTTTTCAACTTTATGGATACATTTTCCTAGGTTCTTTGGATTTATCAATCAATAGGTGTTGTCAGGGACAGTGGAAAACAGTCTTAATGGGGATGAGGGGCCCATTGTACAATGGAATGCCTTGCTGTAGACTGCAAGACCCCTGTGATAACGGTCCCAATGGTCACAGGAATGACAGAAATGTGTGTTGGGGCAAGGCTGGTATGTCGTACAAAGCTAGAAAGCAGGTGTTGGAAAAGAGATAAAGATCCCAGCACAAAATTTTTTGACGGTTGAAGTTTCTTGGATGCTTGCTGTGCTTTCCACTTAGACACCCACCAGTCGCCTATAATTTggaatcacacccttcctccttcaCTTCAATCTTCAAAGCTCAATAAGCTCTAAATCAAAGCCAATTCTTTCTTTGTGTTTTGGTCTTCAGTGTTTGGaacttattttagggttttcatattGCCTGAAAAACTTGGTTAGTTTTTTTGGAAagtttattctgtgtttgataacAATGGCAGGCAGGAGTGCATTTGCATTTTCAGAGATCGTGCTGGTTTTTTGCTTGATGGGCATTTCAGCTTTGGCTCAGTCTCCGTTCCCAGCTCCTGCAATGGCTCCAGTAGCAATGACAACTCCCACATCCAGTCCAGCAACACCCACAACTCCTACAGCTAGTCCAGTAGCATCCCCCAAAACCGCCACAGCCAGCCCAATGGCATCCCCACCTAGCCCACTTGTTGCTACACCCACAATGACCCCCACAGCACCAACCCCTTCATCTGGATCTCCTGCATCCTCTGTTCCTGCACCTTCAGTAACGTCTACCATGAGCCCCCCAATTATCCCCGCTATTGTTGGAGGAACACCCGCCATGGCCCCTGCTCCTACTGGTGGTGAAAGCTCTGCATGGGCTGTGAAGGCAGGGAAAATGAGCTTGGTTGGAGCTATGTTGCTGCCCTTGCTGCTGTAAATGGTGATGCCTTCTCCAGCTGTACAGTACTGGAATGGTTCTGGAGTTATGGCTTGCTGCCTGGCATTTAcatttttatttaaattctttAACTCCACATTGTAGGGGCGGCATGGAGTATGTCGAATTCATTTGGGTTTTATTAGTTGTAGAATAATTGCTTACTATGTATTGTTGTAGAGGCTATCATGGTGACATCTGATGGTATTCATTGAACATTCGTATGGTTGCCTCTACTGTGCTTTGCTTTCTGATTCagtatttattataatattataatatatgtaCTCTTGTCCCATTTTCCCTGTATATTAAAATGCTTCTTTACCCAGATGCATTATATTTTCTGATGGGATGTAATGTTGTTTCTGGACTCCCTATTTGTCATGCTTTCATTCAAGTAAGATTTTGAGGGCATTGTATGGTTTTCTCGAGATTCATGGCATACATTTATGTGATAAATGTGAAATGGAATCAAGGATCAAAAAGTAAAATTTGTAGAATCTATtttcataaaatgaatgaatgattttagtAATGTCTATTAGACTAAACCAGTTATTTTCAAGCTCTTTTCAATATTGGATCTCCTGATATCTCAAGACCTCTAATCCACTGCACACACTGAGTGCTCTAAAGCTACATTCCCTGTTTCAAGCCTATTTACTAGATGCAGATATGAGTCCAAACATGTAAAACACAAATTTTCAGAGTACTTTTAAGAAATGGATAAATGTCACATGGATGTAAAACACAAATTTTCAGTCTACATTTAAGAAATGGATAAATGTGACATGGATTCATAGTGTACATGGATAAATGGGAAATGGATCCTACTCTCAAGAAGTAAAACCCAAAATTTTTAAGAGCCTACTTTCATAAAATATTTTTACTCATTTCCATTGTAtatgatgaatgaatgattttaataATGTTCATATGAGATCAAACGATTCACCACACCAAAAAAAATTCTtaatttattttccaatttttttcaatatcaaaatctcctcatatcgtcaatgggcccttggtctactggtgaagttgaatgactCAAAATGAGCCCACCAGAAATCCAAatcttgctgagtgcaaggctaATTTGACCATGTTATGCTCGCAG contains these protein-coding regions:
- the LOC131038818 gene encoding classical arabinogalactan protein 7 is translated as MAGRSAFAFSEIVLVFCLMGISALAQSPFPAPAMAPVAMTTPTSSPATPTTPTASPVASPKTATASPMASPPSPLVATPTMTPTAPTPSSGSPASSVPAPSVTSTMSPPIIPAIVGGTPAMAPAPTGGESSAWAVKAGKMSLVGAMLLPLLL